From a region of the Alosa sapidissima isolate fAloSap1 chromosome 9, fAloSap1.pri, whole genome shotgun sequence genome:
- the nol11 gene encoding nucleolar protein 11-like gives MAALFEGATLCALSVEQNNTESGIQGIELDRDDDHVVVTDSKRSVTLYKVSDQKPLGSWTMKQGQRITCPAVYNSKTGEYVVVTDDKVIRVWKDDDINIDKAFKATVSADVWRIHSAPGQEPVILFHRGATRFLDVLLAEPQQDMENVISDDEVIRWSNLITSGKQQWVLFITEQKGEHFLHVQSLGDMTRAAYRLESTGSAPLSFSASARSGNLHILSLYPDGCVYESAVPMRLPGGVRAEALPLPRTLLLRLPLGGGALASASAVSLDAAHVAVVGVPHPSAGAGKDYLCIWNTNFQTLQAGKEMAGRIYGQFWCYHRKLYVPHGKALSVIPFECQKSSLAAALGKLKQSGGCEMAPPVPLPSWGAETHEDASAAGMETRRNKLTRKSHGASNVSVDQLIDQIKTGSEEDVQKAVASFISKSDLPALQLAVGSLASALVARSLAEPSYYPHKVLVQLVHTQCLSHSVCPDLLKLALEKKDFALCQFCLQAFPDIPEALTCACLNVFLSTPNSELETVALETDSVAFMEGLSAATAPEDEEDEGKGTRQNGFSTTASQEESSCEAQPTPHQKPKLPIPMPLDMTRPIGLHRAVLLNEILQTPYSESFLLPHLKELTTPHVILYLQYLQFLYVKYYQDINTQVPALRSPTMTQIIDWVCLLVDAHFTVLVMAPEAKELLSGLHGFVKAQMKLFTDLGKIEGSLHALKKVKQSKDNGQYSIEVIELF, from the exons ATGGCAGCGCTCTTTGAGGGTGCCACGCTTTGCGCTCTGAGTGTAGagcaaaacaacacagaatCGGGAATACAGGGGATAGAGTTGGATAGGGATGATGATCATGTCGTTGTTACGGACTCGAAAAGATCTGTTACGTTATATAAG GTCTCTGACCAGAAGCCCTTGGGTAGCTGGACAATGAAACAAGGACAGAGAATAACTTGCCCAGCCGTTTACAACTCCAAAACAGGAGAGTACGTGGTGGTGACGGATGATAAG GTTATAAGAGTTTGGAAAGATGATGACATCAATATTGACAAGGCTTTCAAAGCTACT GTGTCCGCCGATGTGTGGAGGATTCACTCGGCCCCCGGCCAAGAGCCAGTGATCCTCTTCCACAGAGGGGCCACTCGCTTCCTGGACGTGCTGTTGGCCGAGCCCCAGCAGGACATGGAGAACGTCATCTCAGATGACGAGGTCATCAG GTGGAGTAACTTAATCACATCAGGCAAACAACAATGGGTTCTCTTCATCACAGAACAG AAAGGGGAGCACTTTCTGCATGTGCAGAGTCTTGGGGATATGACAAGAGCAGCATATCGCCTGGAGAGCACGGGCTCTGCTCCTCTCAGTTTCTCTGCCTCAGCCCGCAGTGGCAACCTACACATCCTCAGTCTAT ACCCGGACGGCTGTGTGTACGAGAGCGCGGTGCCCATGAGATTGCCCGGGGGCGTTCGGGCCGAGGCGCTGCCCCTGCCCAGGACCCTGCTCCTGCGGCTGCCCCTGGGGGGCGGCGCGCTGGCGTCGGCCTCCGCCGTGTCCCTGGACGCGGCCCACGTGGCGGTGGTGGGCGTCCCACATCCGTCGGCCGGGGCAGGGAAAG ATTACCTTTGTATTTGGAACACCAATTTTCAGACTCTGCAAGCTGGGAAGGAAATGGCCGGAAGAATATATGGACAG ttCTGGTGCTACCACAGGAAGCTGTACGTTCCTCATGGAAAGGCTTTGTCTGTAATCCCCTTTGAGTGTCAGAAATCCTCCTTGGCCGCTGCTCTGGGGAAGCTCAAACAGTCTGGAGGCTGCG AGATGGCTCCTCCCGTCCCTTTACCGTCGTGGGGGGCAGAGACTCACGAGGACGCGTCTGCTGCTGGGATGGAGACGCGGAGGAAT AAGTTAACACGCAAAAGCCACGGAGCCTCCAACGTAAGCGTTGACCAGTTAATTGACCAAATCAAG ACTGGCTCCGAGGAGGACGTCCAGAAGGCAGTGGCCTCCTTCATCTCCAAGTCGGACCTCCCGGCTCTCCAGCTGGCCGTGGGGAGCCTGGCGTCCGCTCTAGTGGCCCGCAGCCTGGCCGAGCCCTCCTACTACCCACACAAGGTGCTGGTGCAGCTGGTGCACACGCAGTGTCTCTCCCACAG TGTGTGTCCCGACCTCCTGAAGCTGGCTCTGGAGAAGAAGGACTTTGCCTTGTGTCAGTTCTGTCTACAGGCCTTCCCAGACATCCCGGAGGCCCTCACCTGTGCCTGCCTCAATGTCTTCCTCAG CACCCCAAACAGTGAGCTGGAAACAGTTGCCCTGGAGACGGACAGTGTAGCGTTCATGGAGGGCCTCAGTGCGGCGACGGCAccggaggacgaggaggacgagggGAAAGGTACCCGGCAGAACGGCTTCAGCACGACGGCATCACAGGAGGAGAGCAGCTGTGAGGCCCAGCCAACGCCTCACCAGAAACCGAAGCTGCCCATCCCCATGCCTCTGGACATGACGCGCCCTATTGGCCTCCACAGAGCTGTGTTACT AAATGAAATCCTACAGACTCCATACAGCGAGAGCTTCCTGTTGCCTCATCTCAAAGAACTCACCACACCACACGTCATA CTCTATCTCCAGTACTTACAGTTTTTGTATGTTAAATACTACCAAGACATCAACACACAGGTTCCTGCGTTGAGGTCACCAACAATGACACAG ATCATAGACTGGGTTTGCCTGCTTGTGGATGCCCATTTCACAGTCTTAGTTATGGCTCCAGAGGCGAAAGAGTTGCTATCAGGCCTTCACGGATTTGTGAAGGCACAG ATGAAGTTATTTACTGATCTGGGGAAAATCGAGGGCAGTCTTCATGCACTGAAGAAAGTCAAGCAGTCAAAGGACAACGGCCAATACTCTATTGAAGTGATTGAGTTGTTTTAA